One region of Olleya sp. Hel_I_94 genomic DNA includes:
- a CDS encoding ion transporter, whose amino-acid sequence MSPTKDKTYWKDKLHEIIYEADTPAGKFFDVVLLILILASILLVMLESVNHIDKKYHNALYVGEWIITIFFSIEYILRIITVKKPFKYIFSFYGILDLLSTIPMYISFIFAGSHALVTLRALRLLRVFRILKLARYLGASNQLRDSIIASRVKIFVFLFAVLISSVIFGTIMYLVEGEDNGFTNIPKSVYWCIVTLTTVGFGDIAPQTALGQFITTIIMILGYGIIAVPTGIVSAEYSKSLKKSEDQPSNPTSKKLNLNTQRCSNCHEDNHDDDANFCRVCGNNLH is encoded by the coding sequence ATGAGCCCAACAAAAGATAAAACTTATTGGAAAGATAAACTTCATGAAATTATTTATGAAGCAGACACGCCTGCTGGTAAGTTTTTTGACGTCGTTTTACTTATTTTAATTTTAGCTAGTATACTACTAGTTATGTTAGAAAGTGTAAATCACATTGATAAAAAGTACCACAACGCGTTATATGTTGGAGAGTGGATTATAACTATCTTTTTTAGTATCGAATATATTTTACGCATAATTACAGTAAAAAAGCCATTTAAATACATCTTTAGCTTTTACGGTATTTTAGATTTACTATCCACAATACCAATGTACATCTCGTTTATTTTTGCAGGATCACATGCCTTAGTTACTCTTAGAGCGTTACGCTTACTACGTGTTTTTAGAATACTTAAATTAGCAAGATATCTTGGAGCTTCAAACCAATTAAGAGACTCTATTATTGCTAGTCGTGTAAAGATATTTGTGTTTTTATTTGCTGTATTAATATCGTCCGTAATTTTTGGAACCATTATGTATTTGGTCGAAGGTGAAGATAACGGATTTACAAACATCCCAAAAAGCGTCTATTGGTGTATTGTTACATTAACTACAGTTGGTTTTGGGGATATTGCACCACAAACTGCACTTGGACAATTTATTACCACTATTATCATGATTTTAGGTTATGGTATTATAGCAGTACCTACAGGAATTGTGTCTGCAGAATATTCTAAAAGCTTAAAGAAATCTGAGGACCAACCCTCTAATCCAACAAGTAAAAAACTAAATTTAAATACACAAAGATGCTCTAATTGTCATGAAGACAATCATGACGATGATGCCAACTTTTGCAGAGTTTGTGGTAACAACCTACACTAA
- the miaA gene encoding tRNA (adenosine(37)-N6)-dimethylallyltransferase MiaA has product MKHANKYLISIVGPTAIGKTALSIKLANHFNTQIVSADSRQFFKEMSIGTAAPTAEELAAAKHYFIHNKSITEDYNVGAFEKEAIDCITNLHKTNDVVIMVGGSGLYVDAVTNGLDYFPEVDKKIREQLNKQLDTEGLETLQLKLKTLDEQSYNTIKIDNPQRVIRALEICIGSGQPYSSFLNKAKNQRPFKTITIGLEADRDVIYDRINKRVDIMVANGLIREVESLLPFKNLNSLNTVGYKEIFNYLDTTWTLDFAISEIKKNSRRFAKRQLTWFRRKPETLWFDYQTPLSAIITKIESEIE; this is encoded by the coding sequence TTGAAACACGCTAACAAATATTTAATCTCAATTGTTGGACCAACTGCTATTGGTAAAACTGCACTTAGTATTAAGTTGGCTAATCATTTTAATACCCAAATAGTATCTGCAGATTCAAGACAGTTTTTTAAAGAAATGAGTATTGGTACTGCTGCTCCTACAGCAGAAGAATTAGCAGCTGCTAAACATTATTTTATACATAATAAATCTATAACAGAAGACTATAATGTTGGTGCTTTTGAAAAAGAAGCAATCGACTGCATAACAAACCTACACAAAACTAATGACGTTGTTATAATGGTTGGTGGTTCTGGATTATATGTTGATGCTGTCACTAACGGTTTAGATTATTTTCCTGAGGTTGATAAAAAGATAAGAGAGCAACTAAATAAACAATTAGACACGGAAGGTTTGGAAACACTTCAGCTTAAGCTGAAAACTTTAGATGAGCAATCCTATAACACCATAAAAATTGATAATCCACAACGTGTCATTCGTGCTTTAGAAATTTGTATTGGCAGTGGACAACCCTATTCTTCCTTTTTAAATAAAGCTAAAAACCAAAGACCCTTTAAAACAATTACCATAGGACTTGAGGCTGATCGTGATGTTATTTACGACAGAATTAACAAGCGAGTAGATATAATGGTTGCTAATGGGTTGATTAGAGAAGTAGAGTCCTTACTTCCCTTTAAAAATCTAAACAGCCTTAACACTGTTGGCTACAAAGAAATTTTTAATTACTTAGATACGACTTGGACATTAGATTTTGCTATTTCTGAAATTAAGAAAAACTCTAGACGGTTTGCAAAACGCCAATTAACTTGGTTTAGAAGAAAACCTGAAACCCTTTGGTTTGACTATCAAACACCATTGAGCGCTATAATTACTAAAATAGAATCTGAGATAGAATGA